GAGTAACAAATTCTTTTTTGATGAAAATGGAATCATGTAGGAAAAATGTGGTCCATTAAATCTAAAAGGAATACTAAAACACTTTCGAGAGAAAAAAATCAGTGATAcagagaatatttaaattttgttaactcTATAAGGTTGATTGTTTAGGTAAATTATACTAATGAGAAAAACCTGACCGCAATGAAAATGGAGAACCCAATAAAGTGACAGTCTAAACCaaagtatttttgtttcaaaacccCGAATTGTTCTCAAGGGAGAGTGTTTCCCATGTTTTCGCCTCCTCCCCTCCCCCCCCTCCCTCCTTCCCCCTCCTTCCCTCCTTCCTCCCCTCCGTTCCACCTCCTTCCCCCTTTCCCCTCCATCCTCCCTTTCCCTTCCTCCCTCCCTCCGTCCCCTCCCTCCTTCCTCGCCTTTCCTTTCCCCCTCCCTCCCCCACCCCCCGCTATTTCCATCCCCCCTTCCCTCCTTTCCTCCCCCCTTTCCTCCCTCCGTCCCCCTCCCTCCTCCATCCTTCCTCCCCCTGCTTTCCTCCCCGCCCGTTTTTCCATCCCCTTCCTCCTCCCCCCTTtcccctccctcccccccccccctccatcCTCCCCTCCACCTTTTCCTCCAACCCCCCACTTCCCCGTCTCTCTACCGGTCCGTTGTTTTGGCGGGTCGTTTGTATAATATCTTCTTATTAGTTGTTAGTATGTTTGTCCTACACAATAAGATACCTAACCGAGACAATGCCTTGTACTTATATTactactattaataataaatatttttttacattttattacataaaaaatctcTCAAAATCTACTCTTAttgaatgtttaataataaagtacgtaaatttaaaaaataaaatgttggaaCTATAGTAAGGGAATCAAATTTTAACCAGAAAATATTggattcattttgtaaaattggAAGTTTAACGAATTAaggtgattattattattattgattgattgtttACAGAGTTTTTATAACCCTTCTACATCAAACATATTCTAGCATTACGAGAATATGTAACTAGCATGAGTGACTGGACCAGACCAGGAAACGAGCAATGCTGTCcccctatttaattttttaaattaaaagcaataacACATTTGTCATTAGGATTATTAGTATATTAGTTATTTTCGCAGAGTTATTTTCGCACCCAGTACAGAGCTGAACTATTAAGTGAGAGTCTGTTATTCAATTAGCAGGTTTTAGAACCTTCTCTTCCCTCCCTCCGTCAAAGTTAAGGATCAGGAAATGCTCTTAGGATTCTGTCTCATTCACAAACAACAACCACCATTAATTTGCACCTAAGATACACTGAGTTGGATTTCTATATACTGTGTAACCAATCGACATCTTTGTATTCTTAATTTGTGTATTGTAATAAAGAGTACACCAACTATACAGctcaaaaacattaaaagagatattaaatgtttgcaaattattttctttatttggcaAATCCTTCCTCAACTAATTATGTTCATTTATAAggacaaaagttttaaataataaactaaaaaccttaaaatacacTTATTTCTACTTCacatcataaacaaattttacaataatcgGATAAAGAATGGATACAATTACAAAAGAAACACTCTAATATCATCaacatcaaatattaaaaaatttaaatacaaaatgtacaatagtaaaattttgaaacaaacggAACGtaatactaaacataaaaagAACTCGAACactaattgttataaaatcagAAAATCAAACAAGCAAAAGCCCGACGAcggatgaaatataaaaaatataactaaaaaggATAATAACTAAaccaatatacaaataatatatttttaacaaatatatacacctagaaataaaaagttttggaTTTTATCATGTGATTTTGTTAAACGAAACAAATAATACAGAGCATGCCGTATACAATCGTATGTTGTTATATATAAGCAGAAATGCtaactatttactatttacatcTATCCAGACGGAATGAAGCCAACCCAGAAATCAATCTGCTGGTATATGCGGAGGCGGTGCGGCGTCCATATATCTTCCAGATTTGTGGCGTTGTTTGAGGTATGACTAAAATCAAACAAGTAATTCGTTGATATCTCACCAGAAATTCCCTGGAACTGGCCGAGACGGTCTATTTTCTACGTTACTCTTCTTCGCCTCTCGTAAAttgattttgttgtttctttCCATGCTTATTGCTCGGTGCGAAAATCTTCAGTGCTCTTCAATGCTAATTCCAAAGGTTAGAAAATTGTTCATTTTCAAAACCCACTATGGTCATCTGAACTATGACGTACATGACATATAAGATGCTCTAAACCTTATGTTTAAActtagtatttaataatgtttagaaaCTATTTATTATGAATTGGTAATATTTAAATGCTAATTTCACAATTTCTATTGAAATATGTCGATCAATATTTACGAaggtatagtatattttattatgtagtggtgatttatattttagaagtatatttttaaaatttattccttcatatttattaaattggtatTATACCCTGAAATCacctacttaaattttttaagaactccTTTTAATATGAAAGCTGAAACACGATGTTGATGACATGTATTATGTTTTTGGGACTCATACACTTTGAATTAGTTATACtagacatatatttattaaattgaacacCACCTTAACGATTAGAAGTTGACGTCGAAAATCAATTtagcaaaatgtatttatattataa
This genomic stretch from Homalodisca vitripennis isolate AUS2020 chromosome 6, UT_GWSS_2.1, whole genome shotgun sequence harbors:
- the LOC124365445 gene encoding rRNA 2'-O-methyltransferase fibrillarin-like, which codes for MEKRAGRKAGGGRMEEGGGRREERGEERREGGMEIAGGGGGRGKGKARKEGGDGGREEGKGRMEGKGGRRWNGGEEGGKEGEGGRGGRGGGENMGNTLP